Proteins found in one Acidimicrobiales bacterium genomic segment:
- a CDS encoding ArsA-related P-loop ATPase gives MARAGSIEQLLAAKEIVVCCGSGGVGKTTTAAALGALAATRHGGKVLVLTVDPARRLANALGLQGFGNVERRVPESAFEAAGVKPRGELYAAMLDTRQSWDDLVKRHAPDRATEHAILENKLYQNFAGRFVQSHDYIAMERLYEIHASGTYDLVIVDTPPTRNAVDFLDAPERMAEFFTSRFLRLLIAPYRSRLVSMASKPFYQVADRILGTQFLQDIAEFFILFQSMYDGFVERARAVSALLRDRRSTFVVVSTLEAAPLDEAEFFLEQLGARKLHLGAIVLNKVLPAYFLDPESYRVAERIPGEAKQLAAAVVKDGEDDADVARVLDEIADSYLRFSVVAQREAEQRAELAASPDVVAAVPYFETDITDLGGLLHLGEKIW, from the coding sequence ATGGCGCGCGCCGGATCGATCGAACAGCTCCTGGCGGCCAAGGAGATCGTCGTGTGCTGCGGGTCGGGCGGCGTTGGCAAGACGACGACGGCGGCGGCGCTCGGCGCGCTGGCGGCGACACGTCATGGCGGCAAGGTGCTGGTCCTCACTGTCGATCCGGCGCGCCGCTTGGCCAACGCCCTCGGCCTCCAGGGGTTCGGCAACGTGGAGCGGCGCGTGCCCGAATCGGCGTTCGAAGCGGCAGGGGTGAAGCCGCGCGGCGAGCTGTACGCCGCCATGCTCGACACCCGTCAGAGCTGGGACGACCTGGTGAAGCGACACGCGCCGGACCGCGCCACCGAGCACGCGATTCTCGAGAACAAGCTCTACCAAAACTTCGCCGGTCGCTTCGTGCAGAGCCACGACTACATCGCCATGGAGCGGCTCTACGAGATCCATGCCAGCGGCACCTACGACCTCGTGATCGTCGACACGCCGCCGACGCGCAACGCCGTCGACTTCCTCGACGCCCCCGAGCGCATGGCGGAGTTCTTCACCAGCCGCTTCCTGCGCCTGCTCATCGCGCCCTACCGGTCGCGGTTGGTGAGCATGGCGAGCAAGCCGTTCTACCAAGTGGCCGACCGGATCCTCGGCACGCAGTTCCTCCAGGACATCGCGGAGTTCTTCATCCTCTTCCAGTCGATGTACGACGGTTTTGTCGAGCGCGCCCGCGCGGTGTCGGCGCTCTTGCGCGACAGGCGCTCGACGTTCGTCGTCGTGTCGACGCTCGAAGCGGCACCACTCGACGAGGCCGAGTTCTTTCTCGAACAACTCGGCGCGCGCAAGCTGCACCTCGGCGCCATCGTGTTGAACAAGGTGCTGCCGGCGTACTTTCTCGATCCCGAGTCGTACCGGGTCGCCGAGCGCATCCCGGGCGAGGCGAAGCAGCTGGCGGCAGCCGTGGTGAAGGACGGCGAGGACGACGCCGACGTGGCGCGGGTGCTCGACGAGATCGCCGATAGCTACCTTCGGTTCTCGGTGGTCGCCCAACGCGAAGCCGAACAGCGCGCCGAGTTGGCCGCGTCGCCCGACGTGGTCGCCGCGGTGCCCTACTTCGAGACCGACATCACCGATCTCGGCGGCCTGCTGCACCTCGGCGAGAAGATCTGGTAA